Proteins encoded by one window of Flexibacter flexilis DSM 6793:
- a CDS encoding sigma-54 interaction domain-containing protein → MNFTDVQNIKQRFEIIGNSPLLNHAIQVAAQVAPTDMTVLITGESGSGKESFSKIIHNLSNRKHGQFIAINCGAIPEGTIDSELFGHEKGSFTGATDARKGYFEVTNGGTIFLDEIGEMPLGTQARLLRVLENGEFIKVGSSKVQKTDVRVVAATNVNLIEAVSRGKFREDLYYRLNTVPIYVPPLRERGTDIELLFRKFANDFAEKYHVRAIRLSEEAKAILLAYRFPGNIRQLKNIAEQISVLETERDVNADTLRRYLPNNSPQQTLPAFLGNNNASTGGTDPFLERDLLYKVLFDMKKDMAELKQLVFEVLQNENYGSEMIKSHPNLFDNLGVTGMNRPLSTDEAQPLLLQPASVREEENITYDKVEDVTHEADDESLSLEQKEKELILKALKKNGNKRKYAALDLGISERTLYRKLKEYGIEE, encoded by the coding sequence GTGAATTTCACCGACGTACAAAATATAAAGCAGCGATTTGAAATTATTGGCAATTCGCCTTTGCTCAACCACGCCATACAAGTTGCCGCGCAAGTAGCCCCCACGGACATGACCGTCTTGATTACGGGCGAAAGCGGAAGCGGCAAAGAATCGTTTTCTAAAATTATTCATAATCTCAGCAATCGCAAGCACGGCCAATTTATCGCCATCAACTGTGGCGCGATTCCTGAAGGTACGATTGATTCCGAGCTTTTCGGACACGAAAAAGGCTCGTTTACGGGTGCAACCGATGCCCGAAAAGGTTATTTTGAAGTAACCAATGGCGGTACGATTTTTTTGGATGAAATTGGAGAAATGCCACTTGGCACACAGGCCAGACTGCTGCGTGTGCTCGAAAATGGCGAATTTATAAAGGTTGGTTCATCGAAAGTACAAAAAACTGATGTGCGTGTGGTGGCCGCTACCAACGTGAATTTGATTGAAGCGGTGAGCCGTGGCAAATTCCGCGAGGATTTGTATTATCGCCTCAACACTGTACCGATTTATGTGCCGCCTTTGCGCGAACGCGGCACAGACATTGAACTTTTGTTTCGGAAATTCGCGAACGATTTCGCGGAAAAATACCATGTACGTGCTATCAGGCTTTCGGAGGAGGCCAAAGCCATTTTGCTGGCGTATCGTTTCCCCGGCAATATTCGCCAACTCAAAAACATTGCCGAGCAAATTTCGGTGTTGGAAACGGAGCGCGATGTAAACGCCGACACTTTGCGCCGCTATTTGCCCAATAATTCGCCGCAACAAACATTGCCTGCTTTTTTGGGAAATAATAATGCCTCAACGGGCGGCACTGACCCATTTTTGGAACGAGATTTGCTATACAAAGTGCTGTTCGACATGAAAAAGGACATGGCCGAACTCAAGCAGTTGGTTTTTGAGGTATTGCAGAACGAAAATTATGGTTCGGAAATGATAAAAAGCCACCCGAATCTGTTTGACAATCTGGGCGTTACGGGAATGAATCGCCCGTTGAGTACGGACGAAGCCCAACCGCTTTTGTTGCAGCCTGCCTCTGTGCGCGAAGAAGAAAACATTACTTACGACAAAGTGGAAGACGTAACGCATGAAGCCGACGACGAATCACTTTCTTTGGAGCAAAAAGAAAAAGAATTGATATTGAAGGCTTTGAAGAAAAACGGTAACAAACGTAAGTACGCGGCCTTAGATTTGGGAATTTCGGAACGCACGCTTTATCGCAAACTCAAAGAATACGGCATCGAAGAATAA